The genomic region TGGTTGCTGTCAATAATGTCACAAATTGGTCAGGTACATGCTATGTCACACCATTGCTTGGAGCCTTCCTAGCTGATGCATACATGGGAAGATATTGGACAATTGCTGCCTTCTCCATCATCTATGTTTTTGTAAGTTAATTTCTTTGTCAAACGAAAGAAAAAGTTATATTGTTAGTTAATCTAACAACATAAGATATCGGCCTAAGGTTAATTTGACTAAGCATTTGAATGACAACAAAAGTTTGACAAATGAACATTGCATGCAATATATTGTAAATCTTGTTGAACTTATAGGAAATGAAAAGCCATAATTTGTCGCAGGGAATGACTTTATTGACCTTATCAGCGTCAATCCAAGGACTAAAACCACCCTGTGACAACAACAATGTGTGCCATCCCACAGGGTTACAAACAGGGGTGTTCTTCACAGGACTGTACCTCATAGCACTTGGAACTGGGGGCATAAAGCCTTGTGTCTCATCATTTGGAGCAGACCAATTTGATGACTCTGATGATGCCGAAAAAAAGAACAAGAGCTCCTTCTTCAATTGGTTCTACTTCTCAATCAACATTGGTGCCCTTGTGGCTTCCTCTGTGCTTGTTTGGATACAAACAAACGTTGGATGGAGCTGGGGCTTTGGCATCCCAGCCGTGGCTATGGCACTTGCTGTTGTGAGCTTCTTTTCGGGCACTCGATTGTACAGAAACCAGATTCCCGGTGGGAGTCCCCTCACTCGCATTTGCCAGGTGCTTGTTGCATCCTTCAGGAAGTTCCGTGTTCGAGTGCCTCGTGACAAGTCTCTCTTGTATGAGACTGCCGACCAGGAATCTGTTGTCAAAGGAAGCCGGAAGCTTGATCACACTGACCAGCTAAGGTAATTCTTACGCTTGTAACAAAGAAGTACTTTAATTTGTTGCTTTTGAAACCTAAATTTTGATATGAAGACTTCTGCTAATTGCTAGAGTCCTAGAAAAGCTCAACAAGGTAAAATAGAAAATGCTCTATTGCCAAACTTAGGTTGAAGAactgtgaatttgaaccacacaTTACGGACAGACTTACGTTGGATGTTCTATTGTTTATTATAGTACAATCAATTACAGTCCAGCATAACAAACGAGGCAATAACAACTTTTTCAATTACGAACTTTGTAGTTTCTTGGACAAGGCGGCGGTAGAGACACAGTCAGATAAAGTCAAAGGGTCAGCGATGCCATGGAGGCTCTGCAGTGTGACACAAGTGGAAGAGCTTAAGTCCCTCATAAGGTTGCTTCCCATATGGGCCACTAGTATAATCTTCTCAGCCGTCTACAGTCAAATGGGAACATTGTTTGTGCTCCAAGGCAACACAATGGACCTCCATGTCAGCAAATCCTTTGAAATCCCATCCGCCTCGCTCTCCCTctttgacaccgtcagtgtcaTCTTCTGGGTTCCAGTTTACGACCGTGTGATAGTCCCGTTTGTGCGAAGATTCACGGGCAGAAACAGCGGCTTCACCCAACTCCAAAGAATAGCAGTTGGGCTAGTAATCTCCATCTTTGCCATGCTGGCCGCGGGGGCTTTGGAGCTTGTGAGACTTCGTGAAGTTCGAAAACACAACTACTATGACCTAAAGCATGTACCCATGTCGATTTTTTGGCAAGTTCCTCAGTATTTTATTATAGGGTGTGCTGAGGTTTTCACATTTATTGGGCAACTGGAGTTTTTCTATGAGCAGGCTCCTGATGCAATGAGGAGTTTGTGTTCTGCTCTTTCACTTACAACTGCTGCTTTGGGGAACTATTTGAGTACAATGCTGGTGAACATTGTGACCGATGTAAGCACTAAGGATGGGAAGCCGGGATGGATTCCGGACAACTTGAATTATGGGCACCTTCACTACTTCTTCTGGCTTCTGGCTTTGTTGAGTGTGGTGAATTTAGGGTTTTATCTTTTGGTTGCTAGATGGTACACTTACAAGAGGGCAGTAGTAGCTAGTCATTGAGCAGTGACTAGTATTATTCTGCATTGTTGAGGCATCAAGTTTATGTAGCAAGGATCCATTTTGGTAGTGATCTTGATCCAAAACTAGTAAGATCAAACAtgacctacccaccttaaacaAAATATGAAGCCTAACATTCTTGACTTGCAATGTATTACGAAAATATTATTGTATGATGGTAGCAAATAGTGCCCAATGGCGGAACCATGAATTTTCTCAGTGGTGggtatattttttgttttcttcatctATTATGCATGGGTGCTTAATTAGTATTGTCTTATGAGTTACTGGGTGGTGGGTCTCTTTTTCTAGAGTAGAAAGCACTAATTTTAGCTAAATGTGGTGGACTTCCTAAATAATTAAGCATATAGTTTCAATTTGTGCAAAAACTTGCACCGATGTAGAGCCCGCCATAGTTTAAGAGTGGTTCAGCCCTTGGTGGCACCAAGTAACAAATATTGATGATGGTGTTATGAGTCCACGTAGTTCATAATATGCGCAACGTTAAGTTTTTATAGCTTAGAACTTGTTGTGTACTAATTAAtgatcaaacaaatattgcaaTTTAGTGAATCAACAACACTCTGCACATGGCTGTCACACAAAATAATCTCTCTTGTTACACCTTCcgttttagatttttttttttttttttttctttcatatatATCCATTTAGAAAGTTTGTAAACAAAGTAAAGCTGTCGAGGGCATGGCAATGTGGCATGCCTTCTCCAGTCAATTTTATATATGTGATACTTTCACATGACTAGAATATCTTGACCGTCGATCGGATTTCAACTAGAGTAGGACTGTGCTGTAAAAATGGGACTctttgtttttcatattttggtaAGAAAATGGGGTTTCAATTGATAGCTCCAGTAAAGAGTCCAGGTACGaagtaaacataaaatgacaATAACTTAAGGATTACAAAAAACCATTAATTTCAAGTTCTTATGGTAAACCAGAACAATATTCCCTTTTTAATGAAACCTCTTTACCCATCTATTATCGTAAAAAAGCCATCCCAATCACAGTTGTACCGACGCTAGCCATTGATGAAGGCGTGTGCAATACACTGATCAACGgctattaaaacttaaaagtcaGTATCCCTAATCACCATTCACAACCCCATAAAAATCTACTCTTTTTCGCTCTTTTGAAGGTATGTGATTTGTCTGCACTTTCTTCCCCTGTAGTCATTCATGTCAAAGATGCATATATCTTTAGACTAGAGAATGGTAGGTTTTTCCTCTCAAGCGATCTAAAGAAAGGGGCCGGGCAATCGAACTCGAGACCTCGAGTGCAAATGCTCTTTAGCGAAGTGAGCAACAAGCGTCTCAAGTCTCTTTATGATTTCTaattcttcaacttttttttttgttgctctTGCACACAGTTATACTGTACTTTTCTTGGGTTTTCCTTTTCATATGATATTGGATTGTGGAGGTTACCTTTTCATATTGAAAAATCCCTAATTCTAAAAAGATGGAGTTTGACTCTCTAAATGATCACATATTGCTTAGGCTTCACTCAACTTTTGCTTATTTGTGTTCATGGAATTTCGATTAATTAAAATGTGGGTTGTGGATTCTATGATGATTGTAGAGGCTCTAGTAGATAATATTAGATACATTCCCTTCAATTCTATTGAGATGTAAAGAAACCTAATTAGCTAGTTTGGGTTTCTGTCTCTACAGTTATCTTTCAATAGGATTTTAAACTCCTTTTTCTTAAGGAAGTAACAAAAACTATAGTCCTGTTACGAGACTGCTACTGTAAGAAGTACTTCTCATGTGTTGTATGATGACATTTTTATGTGACATGCTGCGTGAACTGTATAATTATCTAACGATGTTCGAAAACATAGATATATAGATGGTTGGTAAGGTTGGTACCATACGTGTGACCTGTTACATGTCCAAGTGTTCGGTGAAGTTCCTAATTTCATATTTTGAGAATCTAGAATTTACTTGGCCACAGAATTCTTAAAGAGAATATATATTCCAAGGCAATGCTTTcactttcaaaattttcatgattACTCTCTTATCTCTTATCTCAGCCTGTgtgtgatgatgatggtgatttTGTAGGTGAGTCTTTGGCTTTAAATACCAAGAAAAAAAGGCCTGGAACTCGAAAGATTGCTAATCTGCAGCTATGGCGGACGATGATCTTTACACGAACGATGGGACTCTGGACATCCATAAAAAACCTGCTAACAAGAAGGAGACCGGAAATTGGAATGCATGCCGCTTTATTCTCGGTATGGTTTTATTGGTTatgaatttgattttttattttgatttgttcaTGGTGTTTTATGGCGCCCTCATGTTGATCACTAAATAATCTTGTTGCAGGAAATGAGTGCTGCGAAAGATTGGCATACTATGGAATGAGTACCAATCTAGTGAACTATCTCGAGAAACGTCTCGGCATGGGAAATGTCACGGCAGCAACGAGCGTCTCTAATTGGTCAGGGACGTGCTACGCGACACCATTGATAGGAGCCTTCCTAGCTGATGCATACTTGGGAAGATATTGGACAATTGCCATCTTTTCAATCGTTTATGTTCTTGTAAGTTTGGTCCAAATATAAATTGTGTTCTTCAAGAGGCTATATATTGAAgaacttttgtttttattccagggTATGACACTCTTGACCCTCACTGCATCTATCAACGGATTAAAACCACATTGCGATAGCTCTGGTTGCAACACAACATCGTCCCAAAGAGCGGCCTGCTTTGTAGCTCTGTACTTGATTGCAGTAGGTACTGGTGGAATCAAGCCATGCGTTTCATCCTTCGGCGCAGATCAATTTGATGAAACTGACGAGACTGAGAGGAAAAAGAAGAGCTCCTTCTTCAACTGGTTTTACATGTCAATCAATGTCGGCGCGCTTATTGCTTCCACAGTTTTGGTCTGGATGCAAATGAATGTGGGATGGAATTGGGGGTTCGGAGTCCCAGCTGTCGCAATGGGGATTGCAGTTGTGTTCTTTTTCTTGGGAAGCAAGTTATATCGTCTTCAGAAACCAGGCGGGAGTCCCCTCACAAGGATTGCTCAGGTGGTTGCTGCATCCATCAGGAAATGCAAAGTGAAAGTTCCTGCTGACAAGTCTCTTCTCTATGAGACTGCAGATGAGGAGTGCAACATCCAAGGAAGCCGGAAGCTTGAGCACACCAACAAATTAGGGTAAGAAGCTAGCACATAGCTAGAATTTCAATGGGAAACACTTTTACTCATTTTAAGCGATTTTTCTAAAAGCGCGTCGAAACTTTTCACAAGAATCTTGAATGCTTCTCTTCTTGAACAAGCACAGTTTTTATAACCTAGCTAGCAGCAACAATTTTAATCCCATGTCCAACATTCTCAAGAATATTTATGGCTATCTGAAAGCGTTCttaaccgttttaaaagcatattcAAATCTCTTGTTTGGGACCTCACCTAGAAAGGCTAAAAGTGCTTGCGGACAACTAAAGCGCTTCTGACTACGTTTTGTATAAATACTTAACAGTCTTTCTGAGTCATAGAAGTGCTTTCTTGAGAAACACTTACCATGTGCTTCTTTGTAAAAACAATTTCAAGTTCAAGGACACTTTGATTGTTAATAAACATTTCAATGTATTTTTATTGATGTGTTCTACAATataactaatatttttctttttttacgaAGTAAAGAGAATttctatataataatatttttcaaatttcaggtTCTTTGACAAGGCAGCTGTGGAGTCAGAGACAAACCGTGCCAAGGAATTGCGAAGCCCATGGAGCCTCTGCACAGTGACACAAGTAGAGGAGCTGAAATCCATCATCAGACTCCTCCCCATCTGGGCATCCGGTATAGTTTTCGCCACCGTCTACGGCCAAATGAGCACAATGTTTGTCCTCCAAGGCAACACCCTAGACCAGCACATGGGCCCAAACTTCAAAATCCCATCagcctccctctccctcttcgACACTGTCAGCGTCATCTTCTGGGCTCCGATATACGACAGGCTTATCGTCCCCCTCGCCAGGCACTTCACGGGCCACGAACGAGGCTTCACGACGCTTCAACGGATGGGAATCGGCCTAGCACTCTCCATATTCTCCATGGTTGTTGCTGGGGTTTTGGAGGTCGTTAGGCTTGCCactgtaaaaaaatataattactaCGACCTAGAGTACATTCCCATGTCGATTTTCTGGCAGGTCCCGCAGTATTTCATCATTGGGTGTGCTGAGGTTTTCACCTTCATCGGGCAGATGGAGTTTTTTTACGACCAGGCGCCTGACGCCATGAGAAGCTTGTGCTCTGCACTGTCACTGACCACTGTTGCACTGGGGAATTACCTCAGCACTCTGCTAGTTACTGTGGTAACTAAAGTTACCACGAAGAATGGGAATCTTGGGTGGATTCCGGATAACCTTAACAGGGGACACCTGGACTATTTTTATTGGCTGTTGGCTATTCTGAGCGTTATTAATTTCTTGGTGTACCTCTGGATTGCTAAGTGGTACACTTACAAGAAGGTGACTGGGTGTGCTCAATGATATGCACGGTGGTGGAGTGGCACTTGTTAATCTTCTGGCTGTCTgccatttcagttttttttttatttgattttaatgttgGTGTTTGAAAATATTTGTTGGAGGATTTCTGCGTTGATTTCAAGATTGATTTAATGTGTGTTTGTGAATTTTTCATAGCATTTTGTTGACTTTATTGCAATTAATCATTCGTAGGTTCATATAATTGGTTGAACCCTACATTTTTATTCATCACCCATTCACTTATTTAAGTTGAGAGAAGTCATGAATTgagaaagtaaaaaagaaaaaagatattttagctaaaatgataATTGAGATTGGAATAACTCTttactttggtccctgagatttgaaatcgatagaaagTGGTCCTTGAATTCTACAATCAACTATTTTGGTCCTTTAGTGAACAACTCATGTTAAATAAAgactaaaatgacaaaaataccgtTCATTATGCAGATGTTAACGAAGATTTTTCTCAGAATAACTAAAAATATTGACAGTAGACAAACTCAGAAGccaattctatcgattttaaatctcatggactaaaatgagaagttatttcaatttcagtgaccattttagctaaaaaaccaaaagaaaatgattggtCGAATCCTGCATTTTTTTTGTGGCATGCTTGCTTACTTCGGACGAAAAAAAGTCATGAATCAAAAAAGTAGAAAACAAAAGGTATAAGAATGAGATAACAACTCCGTATAAGCAACCTAATTCCTAATTTCCTTTGTGTGAGTAAACACAGGAAAGTCGCGAATGAAAATAATTCTAATACCCTTGTGTtagtaaacataaaaaatttagtcgTTATAATAATTCAAATACTCATTCCAGGTAAGTAAACAAGTCATCAGTTGTCAATTGTTGGTACAGAAATAGAACGAGAGGAACAATTAGGTGATAAATCCCCCCTCTCTAACAAGAACTTTTTAGTCTAAGAAACACCTTTTTAGAGTGATGGAAAATGCAACGCCAGATGAGAGGCTAAAGAGCACTCTCAACAGTTTTAACTGTCGATAtacaaagctctctctctctctctctccccccttcaTCCAAACTTAAAGCCAGCACTGAAAACGGATAAGATGATTggcctcaagctcattcaaacCTCCTTCACCCCCACCAAACATGCCAATTTACACACAGGACGATTGTCCAACGCCAAGAATTCCATCTTGCGATTCAGCAAGTCCAATGATTCTGATTCGGAGTCAGATGCTCCCCCTCCTGAAGGCGACACTCACAAGCAAGAGCTGCTGGTGAGGATAACAATGCTTCAAGCTCAGAAGGTCCGTCTTGCCAATTACTTGGATGAAAGGTCAGAGTATCTTACCAAATTTGGAGAAGAGGCAAACGCCGAGTTTGACAAGATTGGAGAAGATGCTCTCAAAGACCTGGATGAAGCCAGCGACAGGGTCTGTTTTTAAGTTCCTGCTCCATGCACcgcataaaagataaaaaaaaacgcGACTTGCTATACACTTCTGTTGGATAACTTGGATTAAATTCTTAATCGTTTGTGATTAGCAGATATTGGAGAATATAAACAGCCGCATGCAGGCCCTTGAGGAATCTGCAGGAGTAAACATAAAGGAGATGGAGAAAAACGAAAACGAGTTAGAAGCATTCGAAGGTCAGATTGAAAAAGAGCGAAATGAAGGgttattttttaagaatttgACGCAGGGcaagctgaaaaaaaaaaaaaaaaaaaaaaaaaaaagatgctaccgaggaaataaataaaatcaagaaGCTTACCAAAAAAAGTGCAGGATCAGAAACCAGGAGGAACACTTACCTTGCTCTAATTGGTCTGCTACTTGTACAACTTGTCGACTCTTTCATCACTTCAACACCTGATTGGAGAAAAGTTGCATTTCTCGGGGCAATTTTTGTGGGTTTGGTTTCTCAGGTCATCTATGAGCAGAAAATGTTATCAGAAACAGAAAGTACAGAAGAAGGGAAGACACAGGGAGAAAGAAGGTGATGCCCTGCCCTGCCCTACTCTTAGAAGCAAAAATATTATGCTGTAAAATTTTCGGCCTCAACTATTTTACTGAACACAGCTTGGGTCTACACAGATAATACATGTTTTTTCCCGATCAACTCAATTGTAAAAATTTTAGCCATAACTCTTTTACGTTATccaattaaaacttaaaactgtAGAATATCTCGAAAATATGAGAAACTCTAATACAGACATTTCTAGAATTTAACTGCCCAAAAAGACGAATGGAAATGATGCACTACTGCTCCGCTACACAAATATAGCATGATCAATAAACCCAAGTAAATCTTACAACTTGGGTTTGATACATCAAGCCTTTAATTTTGCATCATCAAAAGGTGATCTTGGTGATACTACTGTAATCACCAAAAACTATGTAACCGAGTTACATATATGATGCTTTATGAATCCACTAGTGTCTATATGACCTTCTAAATGTTCTATACCCACTAGTGTACAACAAAATGCATGTTGACCTGAAAGCAATAGCCACAGAAATtgagacctggtttggtactgaggtgattttgaaaaaagctgctatcaaaaaaagctgggagctgtttttgtgtttggtaaacactcagcttcagctttttttcacagttttggatgaaaaaaagccaaaaacaagaagctgcaaaacctagctttgaaaaaccggctttttttcacatctgttttacataaaagtttaccaaacactctaatattgctttttttcttttcaaaagcacttttacaaaaaagtttaccaaacactctgctgctttatttcacagctgcttattctcacagcacatcagaagtagctttttttcaaagcacagcaataccaaaccagccctgaATCTGGTGACGAAGGTTAATGATACAAATTCCGCGAAAGCCACACGTGTGCCAAATAATGACTTTAAAGATGGCATCCAACCTGCATCAGGAGCTCTGCACTATTACAAATATAGCATGATTAATAACCCCAAGTAAATCTCACACCTTGGGTTTGATACATCAAGCCACTTTGCTTTTGCATCATCAAAAGGTGATCTTGGTGATATTACTGCAATCACCAAAACCTATGGCACTCAATACCATAATGATGCTTCATGAgcttttaattattataattcatGCTAAGACAGGACtcaagattttaaatttataagtaatGTCTTCGACGTTCTATATGTTCTAAATAAAACCCACTATGTGCAATACAACCCAGAATTGATAACTGAATGGCAATTGATACTAAACCTGGTAAGCAAGATTTTGGATCTGAATTCTAGAAACTCATTCTTCTGCCAACTAGTCTTTTCCAGGATTCAATAAAATTGGCATTTAACCTGCAGTAGGCAGATTTTGCACTGAGAATGCAACACACCCAACAAACAAATGTAGGCAAAAAACAGATCATTCATACCTTATGTCACTTTCAGAAGAAAAGGACGTTCTTCATGAAGAATAATATTGCTGTACCTCATCAGTAGTATCCCAAGCACCTACCGACTAGCCCAGCGACATATTTCCAGACCTTTTCTCATGACACGTGGAATTTTAAAGTATCCCAGTGCTAACAAAATATGACAAGAGAACAAAAGGAAACTATGGAGGTCTCATCAAGTGATCCCAAATGAAACGATGAATGTGTTGACATCAAAGAAAAGCAACAGGAGATAAAACTTGCTTCCGCGCTAATTTATACCCAAGAAGGGTTTGAAGTGGTCCCATTGTTGAGCACTGCCCTAACAAGTATGTACCACGTAATGGAAGTtggaagaattccaagatgtaAAGCCTTTTCTAAAAACCTAATGGCATCTGATATTCTACTGCATGAACAAAACCCTTTGAGAGTAACATTATAGGTGATGATATCTGGTTGTAGTCCGTCTTTTAGAAGGCGGGCCCAAATTTCTGATGCCTTTTCACAGtctgtaattttgtaaaaaccCTCCATTAGGGTGTTGTAGGTTACAAGATTTGGAACACAGTTCCAACG from Pyrus communis chromosome 9, drPyrComm1.1, whole genome shotgun sequence harbors:
- the LOC137744285 gene encoding protein NRT1/ PTR FAMILY 7.3-like — translated: MEEEDIHTKDGTTDYHNRPAIKKNTGTWKACPYILGNECCERLAYYGINTNLVNYLKFQLNQRNMVAVNNVTNWSGTCYVTPLLGAFLADAYMGRYWTIAAFSIIYVFGMTLLTLSASIQGLKPPCDNNNVCHPTGLQTGVFFTGLYLIALGTGGIKPCVSSFGADQFDDSDDAEKKNKSSFFNWFYFSINIGALVASSVLVWIQTNVGWSWGFGIPAVAMALAVVSFFSGTRLYRNQIPGGSPLTRICQVLVASFRKFRVRVPRDKSLLYETADQESVVKGSRKLDHTDQLSFLDKAAVETQSDKVKGSAMPWRLCSVTQVEELKSLIRLLPIWATSIIFSAVYSQMGTLFVLQGNTMDLHVSKSFEIPSASLSLFDTVSVIFWVPVYDRVIVPFVRRFTGRNSGFTQLQRIAVGLVISIFAMLAAGALELVRLREVRKHNYYDLKHVPMSIFWQVPQYFIIGCAEVFTFIGQLEFFYEQAPDAMRSLCSALSLTTAALGNYLSTMLVNIVTDVSTKDGKPGWIPDNLNYGHLHYFFWLLALLSVVNLGFYLLVARWYTYKRAVVATMADDDLYTNDGTLDIHKKPANKKETGNWNACRFILGNECCERLAYYGMSTNLVNYLEKRLGMGNVTAATSVSNWSGTCYATPLIGAFLADAYLGRYWTIAIFSIVYVLGMTLLTLTASINGLKPHCDSSGCNTTSSQRAACFVALYLIAVGTGGIKPCVSSFGADQFDETDETERKKKSSFFNWFYMSINVGALIASTVLVWMQMNVGWNWGFGVPAVAMGIAVVFFFLGSKLYRLQKPGGSPLTRIAQVVAASIRKCKVKVPADKSLLYETADEECNIQGSRKLEHTNKLGFFDKAAVESETNRAKELRSPWSLCTVTQVEELKSIIRLLPIWASGIVFATVYGQMSTMFVLQGNTLDQHMGPNFKIPSASLSLFDTVSVIFWAPIYDRLIVPLARHFTGHERGFTTLQRMGIGLALSIFSMVVAGVLEVVRLATVKKYNYYDLEYIPMSIFWQVPQYFIIGCAEVFTFIGQMEFFYDQAPDAMRSLCSALSLTTVALGNYLSTLLVTVVTKVTTKNGNLGWIPDNLNRGHLDYFYWLLAILSVINFLVYLWIAKWYTYKKVTGCAQ
- the LOC137745832 gene encoding LOW QUALITY PROTEIN: uncharacterized protein (The sequence of the model RefSeq protein was modified relative to this genomic sequence to represent the inferred CDS: deleted 1 base in 1 codon; substituted 1 base at 1 genomic stop codon); the encoded protein is MIGLKLIQTSFTPTKHANLHTGRLSNAKNSILRFSKSNDSDSESDAPPPEGDTHKQELLVRITMLQAQKVRLANYLDERSEYLTKFGEEANAEFDKIGEDALKDLDEASDRILENINSRMQALEESAGVNIKEMEKNENELEAFEGQIEKERNEGLFFKNLRRASXKKKKKKKKKDATEEINKIKKLTKKSAGSETRRNTYLALIGLLLVQLVDSFITSTPDWRKVAFLGAIFVGLVSQVIYEQKMLSETESTEEGKTQGERR